In Primulina huaijiensis isolate GDHJ02 chromosome 6, ASM1229523v2, whole genome shotgun sequence, a single window of DNA contains:
- the LOC140979913 gene encoding uncharacterized protein isoform X1 — MSLICRQLVLTNNTNRIVYLREAQEAAVEGHYGHGTRLDPYTVKRDFPATLYRGRNRDSTRSSDIVIFVGELEALRSLTPENFIQYVELIFEMDEAAKTLIVRGVPARGADDILRLGALGFPGRDYSHRERVVAWSCGFKVANP, encoded by the exons ATGTCGTTGATATGTCGTCAACTAGTTCTGACAAACAACACCAACAGAATCGTCTACTTGAGGGAGGCTCAAGAGGCCGCCGTTGAAGGTCATTACGGCCATGGGACACGGCTGGATCCGTATACCGTGAAGCGCGACTTCCCAGCTACATTATACCGGGGCCGCAATCGAGATTCCACCCGTAGCTCTGACATCGTCATTTTTGTGGGCGAACTCGAAGCCCTTCGAAGCCTCACACCGGAGAACTTTATTCAATATGTTGAGCTAATTTTCGAGATGGATGAAGCCGCTAAAACGTTGATCGTGCGCGGAGTTCCAGCACGAGGGGCGGATGATATCTTACGCTTGGG GGCACTCGGATTTCCTGGCAGAGACTACAGTCACAGGGAAAGGGTTGTTGCTTGGAGCTGCGGATTCAAGGTTGCAAACCCGTAA
- the LOC140979913 gene encoding uncharacterized protein isoform X2 — translation MSLICRQLVLTNNTNRIVYLREAQEAAVEGHYGHGTRLDPYTVKRDFPATLYRGRNRDSTRSSDIVIFVGELEALRSLTPENFIQYVELIFEMDEAAKTLIVRGVPARGADDILRLGALRFLGRDYSHRERVVVWSCGFKVANP, via the exons ATGTCGTTGATATGTCGTCAACTAGTTCTGACAAACAACACCAACAGAATCGTCTACTTGAGGGAGGCTCAAGAGGCCGCCGTTGAAGGTCATTACGGCCATGGGACACGGCTGGATCCGTATACCGTGAAGCGCGACTTCCCAGCTACATTATACCGGGGCCGCAATCGAGATTCCACCCGTAGCTCTGACATCGTCATTTTTGTGGGCGAACTCGAAGCCCTTCGAAGCCTCACACCGGAGAACTTTATTCAATATGTTGAGCTAATTTTCGAGATGGATGAAGCCGCTAAAACGTTGATCGTGCGCGGAGTTCCAGCACGAGGGGCGGATGATATCTTACGCTTGGG GGCACTCAGATTTCTTGGCAGAGACTACAGTCACAGGGAAAGGGTTGTTGTTTGGAGCTGCGGATTCAAGGTTGCAAACCCGTAA
- the LOC140979912 gene encoding uncharacterized protein — translation MCQWISNNWSKKGSPRYIDILDASKSGKKIVRSILSPTDQESIVPYIRNIFIEDSYTDSHLSYINSLLLEGKSVYNTKNPTLCASKEIIQSKEEVHERKICPKNKSKRSSKLCPAKKALEKQSHQVGRDDVLGKSYTSGQVKALQEHVDRNFVELKDMISNLDGKIERIMEVLNISNSSKRRLDEPTTVFAQSKKKKTHEKCEPGTAVSNQGVTLGQEAIVEPFISPLTHFDNPVKEVTSVN, via the exons ATGTGCCAATGGATTTCCAACAACTGGTCAAAAAAAGGATCTCCTAGATATATTGACATTTTAGATGCATCAAAGAGTGGTAAAAAG ATTGTTAGGAGTATTTTGTCACCTACAGATCAAGAATCTATTGTTCCTTATattagaaatattttcattgaaGATTCTTATACAGATTCCCATTTGTCCTATATTAATTCATTGTTGTTGGAGGGAAAATCTGTGTACAACACTAAGAATCCCACTCTTTGTGCATCTAAAGAGATCATTCAATCCAAAGAAGAAGTCCATGAAAGGAAAATTTGTCCCAAAAATAAGTCAAAGAGGTCTTCTAAACTTTGTCCAGCCAAGAAAGCACTTGAAAAACAATCCCATCAAGTCGGACGAGATGATGTCCTCGGCAAATCATATACTAGTGGACAAGTTAAAGCTTTACAAGAGCACGTGGACAGAAACTTTGTGGAGTTGAAAGATATGATTTCAAATTTGGATGGCAAAATTGAACGTATAATGGAAGTTTTGaacatttcaaattcatccaaAAGACGTTTGGATGAACCAACCACTGTCTTTGCACAATCTAAGAAAAAGAAGACACATGAAAAAT GTGAGCCAGGGACAGCTGTTTCCAATCAAGGAGTGACTCTTGGGCAAGAGGCGATTGTTGAACCATTCATATCTCCTCTTACACATTTTg ATAACCCGGTCAAAGAGGTAACTTCTGTCAATTGA